ATTCGCTTTTCAGGCGGTCCAGGGTCTTGAGTTCCTCGTTGGCCAGGGCCAGTTCGCTGGTCGCGTTCTGCACTTCTTCCTCCAGCCTGTCCCGCCCCTCCCGCAGCTTGGCGCTCATGCTGCCGAGGGCCTGTCCGACCCGGTTCATTTCATCGCTGCCGCCGAAGTGGATTCGCTCCGGGAATTGCCCCCTGCTGATGCCCTCGGCCACGGTCTCCAACGTGCTCAAAGGATTGAGGACAAGATGTCGGACCAGAAAATACAGGGTCAACACCGTCAGCACGATGAGCGCCAGGGCCGAGGAAAAGAGCTGCAATTTGCTGCTGCTCAGGGAGTCGAGCACATGCTGGACCGGCAGATGGATGCTCAGGCACCCGCTGACGGTTCCGCTTGTGTAGTTTTTGTGGCAGGACAGGCATGTCTCGTCGACATAGAGGGGAGCCGAATACTGAAAAATCGCCTCTCCGTCATGATCGGCGAGGGTGTAGTATTCCTTGTTTTCGCTCTGGGAGAAGCTTTTGATGGCCGCCAGCTCGAAGTCGTCGGGCCTGTTCTCCGGATTCATGGGCGCGATGCCCGCCAGGCGGAAGCGATAGAGATTCTGCCTGTAGGAATAGAGGGAGAGTTGCTTGGTGATCATGGAGGGGGTGAAGCGTTGCAGAACGCCGCGTTCCGTGGGCAGCAGGTCGGAGTAGAACCCGCCGCCGCCCTGCGCGCCGGGCGTGTCCTGGCGGAGAAATACGCCCTGGCTGTCCGAGACCCATTGACGGGTCAGGATGATCTGGCGGGTCAGCAGGCGGGCCTGATTGACCACCTGGGACCAGGCCTGTCGCTCTTCGACCACGCCCTGCCAGAGAAAGATGATGCCCAAGAGCGGCACGACGATGCAGATGATGGCCGACACGAATTTGAACAGGAGCGAACCCCTCAAAGCGCGCATGATTATTCCTCCCGGCCCGCAGATGAGCCGGAAAGAAGCTTGCCGTCAACATTTTCGAAATGACCTGGGCGTCGCGAAGCTTTTTTTTACAAGAAAAAGGAGCGGATTCTCTTGACAAAAATACTCGAAGCTGAGCAATTAGTGACACGATAAAAATTAAAAAAATGTCTTTAACCGTGTCTTTCATAATCCTGGACGCCCATGCTGAATGACGAGATTTCGGATGGGTTCGTGTCCGGGCACCGGGGGGTGTTATGTATTTTGCGACCGCAGGAATTGAGGTTTCTCCCTGGCTGCCGCCCTTGGCCGCCTTCGTGGTGTCTTTTTTCACCTCCATGGGGGGTGTTTCCGGGGCTTTTCTGCTCCTGCCCTTTCAAATGTCCTTTCTCGGATATACCGCGCCATCCGTCAGCGCCACGAATCATCTTTTCAACATAGTGGCCATTCCCAGCGGCGTGTATCGGTATCTCAAGGAAAGGCGCATGGTCTGGCCCCTGACCTGGGTCGTGATTGTCGGCACCCTCCCGGGAGTCATTCTCGGAGCCGTGATCAGGGTCAACTACCTGCCTGACCCCAGAAATTTCAAGGTCTTTGCCGGACTGGTCCTGGGTTACATCGGGTTTCGCATGGTTCGGGATCTGTTGCGGCAGAAGGAGAAAAAGTCGGAGAGCAGCTTCCGGCAGTCGGTCAGAGAATCCAGGGGAGCGGCCGGGACTGGGGAGGTCACTGTCAGGGAGTTTTCCCTGCGACTCATCCGTTACGACTTTTCCGGAGAAACCTATTCCTGCTCGACCATGACCATATTCATGATGAGCCTCCTCGTGGGCGTGGTCGGCGGCGTCTACGGCATCGGTGGCGGGTCCATCATCGCCCCGTTTTTTGTCTCTATCTGCGGCCTGCCGGTCTATACGGTGGCCGGGGCGGCGCTTATGGGCACCTTGGTCACGTCCGTGGCGGGGGTGGGGTTCTATCAGGTACTGGCGACTTTTCACGTCGGTCAATCCATCGCCCCCGACTGGGGGCTTGGCATTCTCTTCGGTCTGGGCGGCATGCTCGGCATGTACTGCGGGGCCAGATTGCAAAAGCGCGTCCCTGCCCGCCTCATCAAGGCCATGCTGTGTGTGATCATTTTGAGCACGGCATTCAAATATGTTGTGGAGTTCTTCAGCTAGACTTCTCGATACCCGTGCTTTAACCTGTCAGCAGGTCATGCTCCATTTGAGCGTGGCCTGCTTTTTCATTACATGGCGGCATGTTGCAGTGAGTCTCTTGCACAGGGCAAGGCATGCATGACAATTTCGGGAACTCCGGCATGCGGCAAAACACGTTTCGAGGACTTTCATGAGTGTCGAGATTCCCATTTTGACCGATGTGGTCATGATTTTCGGCCTGTCCAGCGCCGTGATCATCGCCAGTCACCGTTTTCGCATTCCACCGGTGATAGGCTTCCTGCTCACGGGTGTTCTGGCGGGTCCTTACGGTCTCGGCCTTGTCGGAGCCGTCGATGAGGTTGAGATTTTTGCCGAGATAGGAGTGATTCTGTTGCTCTTTGTCATCGGCATGGAGCTTTCACTGGCGGAATTGCAGCGCCTCAAGAAGCCGGTCTTCGTGGGCGGGGCGGCGCAGGTCCTGCTTACCATAGCCGTGCTGGAACTGCCGTTCATGATTTACGGGGTGGGACTCGGCAAGGCCATCTTCATCGGTTTTCTGGCCGCCCTGTCGAGCACCGCCATCGTGCTCAAGCTGCTGGGCGAAAAAGCGCAGCTCGGTGCGCCGCACGGGCGCATCTCCCTCGGCATGCTCATCTTTCAGGATGTCGCGGTGGTGCCCATGATGCTGCTCATCCCCTTGCTGGCAGGCACCGCGGATAATCCATGGCAATCCCTGGGGGAGCTGCTGCTCAAGGCGGTCCTGGTGGGAGCCGTCCTGCTGGTGGCGGCCAGGAAGGTCATCCCCCGCGTGCTCGAAGCCGCGATCCGCACGCGCAGCCGGGAGCTCTTTCTCATGACGACCCTGGGCCTGTGCTTCGCCATCGCGCTTTTGACTTCGAGCGTTGGCCTTTCGCTGTCCTTGGGCGCTTTTCTGGCCGGACTCATAATGAGCGAATCGGAATACAGCCATAGCGCGCTGGAGGGAGTCCTTCCGTTCCGCGATGTGTTCACGAGCATTTTTTTTGTTTCCATCGGCATGCTTCTCGACCCGGCTTTTGTCTTGACGCATCTGCCTCAGGTTCTGGGGTTGGCCGGGGCGGTTCTTGTCCTCAAGGCTTTTTTGGCCGCGCTGGCCGGACGGTTGCTCGGCTATCCATGGCACGTGGCCATTCTCGGCGGACTTTGCCTGTGTCAGATAGGCGAGTTCTCCTTTGTGCTGGCGGGAGTGGGCATGGGCAATAAATTGCTCAGTCCTTTGGAATATCAGTATTTTCTTGCGGTTGCCATCTTGACCATGGCGGTGACGCCTTTCCTCATTGCGGCTGTTCCGGCCATATCCACACGTCTGGTGAAACTCATGCCTCCGGGCCTCAAAGCCGAGCCGCCCAAGGCGGAGCAGGAGGACCTGCATGATCATCTCATCATCGCCGGTTTCGGTCTGGGCGGCCATCACCTGGCCCGGGCGGCGAAAGCGGCGGGCATCAACTACGTGATCCTTGAGATGAATCCGGACACGGTGCGCCGGGAAAGAGACAGGGGAGTGCCGATCATGTACGGCGACGCTTCCCAGGCTGCCGTGCTCGAACACATCAATGTGACCAAGGCCCGCATCCTGGCCGTGGTCATCTCCGACCCGGCCGCCATCGGGCGCATCGTGGCCACGGCCAGGGCCCAGAATCCGGCCCTGCACATCGTGGTGCGCACCCGCTTCGTCAGCGAGATCGAGCCGCTCATGCAGCTCGGGGCGCAGGAGGTGGTGGCCGAGGAATACGAGACCTCCGTGGAGATGTTCATTCGCGTTCTGTCCACCTATCTGGTACCCAGGGGCGACATTGAGCGATTCGTCCGCGAGATCAGGGCCGAGGGCTACGGAATGCTGCGTAGGCCCGTGCTCAACACCGCCGATGCCTGCAACCTTGGCGGGGTCTGTTCCTCCTTTGGCGCGACAGTGCTCAGGGTTGTCCCGGGCGCATTCGTCGAGGGCAAAAGCCTGATCGAGGCGCGGTTGCGCAAGGAACACGGCCTGACCGTCGTGGCCGTGCAGCGTGATGGCCGGACCTCGCTCAATCCCGATCCGGAATGGGTCTTCGAGGCCGGAGACCGCGTGCATGTCTTTGGCGAGCAGGATTTGATTTCCGAGAAGGCTGCGCTTTTTATCGGCGCTGAAGGCGATACCTGGAATTGATTGCAACGATGGGGTGAAGACATGTTTCTGGTTGAAATGATGCGCAGGCTTATTTCCCAGGTCCGGGTCTGTCCGCATTGCGGACACAGGCAGTCTGCCCAGCCTGGCGATAAGCGCCGGGAACGCTGCGAGAAATGCGGCGCGCCCCTGCCGCCGCCCAAGGACAAGGGATAGCCGAAGGGTTTGTCTTTCGGATTTTTTCAGGAACCTAAAATTCGAACTCTGCAATTCGAGCTTTGGAATCGGGGATCGGAAGATCGGCGATGCAACAAAAAACGCGCTCCCTTTCATGTGCGAGGGAGCGCGTTTTTTGTTGTTTCGGCGGCCGCCTACCAGCGCCAGCCCGGATCGATGTTCAGATCTTCGGGGGCGTCGAGCTTGAGGTCCATGGTGATGGTCATTTCCGCTCCGGCAGCGATGGTGCTGTTCCAGGCCAGGATTTCCGGATCGTCCTCTTTCAGGGGTTCGGGCCTGGCCGTCAGTTCGAGGTTGATGCGTTCGTCGCGGGGCAGGGGGCGCGGCTCCTCGATGCGTACCTGGACCGGGCGCTCGGCGGCGTTGCGCACGGTCATGGTCCACTGCCGCAGGAAGGTCTGTTTTTGCTTGAAGATACCTTTTTCGCCCGTCTTCTTGTCCTTGAGGACGGTGGTGCAGGTCAGCAGCGGGTCCGTGCCGAAGAACACTGTCGCTTCCCGGCCGGAGAGCGAGAACTGGCGCTGATCGACCATGGCTCCGTCGATGAAGAGGAAAGCCGTGCCGGGGGGAAGTTCCTTGGGCTCGGCGAACTCGGCCTTGGCCTGCACGAAGGCCTTGGAATCGAGGCTGGGCCGGATCAGGTGCGTGAAGCTGACCGGCCAGGCATCGCGCTCGATCTCAAGGATGCGGGTGTCTCCGGCCGGAACCGATTTCTTGCCCATATCCCAGGCGGCGTAGGTGCTGTGCCTGACCTGCACGGGCTCTGCGGGGGCAGCCGCGAACATCTCCTCGTTTGCGGCATCGGAGCGCATGGCCATCATGGGTGCTCCGGCCATGGCCTTGCGGAATACCCGCTGCGGCCCGATTTCCCAGGGCGGGAGGCTAGAGGGCTCGGCCTGGATTTGCGGCTGCATGGTGGCCAGAAAAAGCCGCACGTCGCTCCAGTCCTGCCCCGAACGCTGCCAGACCTTGGCCTGCCAGGAAAAATCGATGCTCTTGCGGGCCGGGGAGGCTTCCAGGCGATACATGGGGGTCCAGCCACAGTCACGCAGGGTGTAGGTGTAGGCCAGTTCCTTGGGTGCCTCGCCCGCGATCAGGACGCGGACTTCCCATACAGTGCGGCCCTTGCCCGCCGTGTCGGCGATCTCCTTCTCCACCCAGACTATCCTTGCCTCCAACTCCTCCAGGCGCGGCGTCAGGGTCTGGGCCTTGGCCGTGTTCTCGCGCAGGGCCTTGCCCATCTCCTCGGCCAGTTCGCGCAGCGCCGCAACGGTCTGCTCGCCGGGCTTGGTCTGGGCCTGCCAGAAGGCGATGCGTCCGCGTACGCCTTCCAGTTCGGACAGGACCGCGTCCCGCTCCGTTTTCAATTCAGCCAGGCGACGGTTGAGCGGTTCAAGGGCGCTTTGATTCTTTTCCTGACGGGTTTTCCAGGTCAGGTCCGCAATGGTTCCCTTTTCCGCCAGTCTGCCAAATCGCAGGCTGGCCGGGTCAGCCTGGCTGGGCAGGACCAGGGTGCAGGACGACAGTCCCGCTTCGCCGGTCTCCATCGTCACCGCCGAGACCTCCTCGACCTGGGCGGAATCCGGAAAGAGCGTCACCTGTGTTGGCGCGGCCCAGGCCCAGCAGGGAAAGAGAAGCATGAGCGCGGCAAGAATTCTGGCCATGTGTCCTCCTGAGTAAAAAAAAGGCCAACCCGAGGGTTGGCCGAGTGTTCTCAATCTTCCTGGCTCGGGTCGAATCCGAGCTGCTTGATGAAGCCCATGCCGCCCTGCAGGTTGACCGGCTCCAGAAAGCCGGCGTGCCGCAGGATGACCTGGGATTCGTATGATCTGCCGCCGGTGTTGCACAACAGCACGATCTTCTTGTCCTTTGGAATCTCGTCCAGCCTGCCGCGGATTTGTCCCTGGGGGATGTTTTTCCAGAATTCCGGGTACTTGGTGACGAAAGGCTCGGCATTGCCCCATTCGCGGGTGTCGATGCAGAGCAGGTTTTCATTGACGCGGTTCTCCCAGAGCTTGGCGAATTCGACAGGCTGGAGCGGGACGTTCCTGCCCACCAGAATGTTCTCGGCGGTGTTGGCCGCGGCATTCAAAACGTCCATGGCCGAGCCGAAGGGCGGGGCGTAGGCCATCTCCAGGCTGGACACGTCGCGCAGGGTCGGGCGGAACTTGAGGATGGCGGCCATGGTGTCGATGCGTCCCTTGAGCGAATCGCCGTTCTGGCAGGCGCCCTGCAATCCGAGGACCCGGCCGGAACGGTGCTCGACGACAATCTCCAGGCTGACCATGTCGCGCTTGGGATAGAAGTGGGAGTGGTCGCTCATGATGACGTGGGTGCTGAAGGCGTCGAAGCCCTCGCGCAGAGCCACGGGCAGGGACAGGCCGGTGCCCGAGAAAGCGTAATCGAAGAGCTTGATGATGAAGGTGCCGACCACGCCGTCGAAGGTTTCCCTGCCGCCTGCGACATTGGTGCCGATGATGCGCCCCTGGCTGTTGGCCAGGGAGCCCAGCGGATAGTAGCCGATCTTGCCCGTGACGATGTTTTCGATGACCACGCAGTCGCCGCCGGCATAGACATCCGGGTCCGAGGTCTGCATGGTCTTGGAGACGATGATGCCGCCCCGTTCGGAGCAGGACAGCCCGGCTTCCCGGGCCAGGCTGTCGTTGGGCACGACTCCCACGGCCAGGATGACCAGATCCGCGTCGATGGTGCGTTTGTTGGTCACCACGCGCGTGACCTTGCCGTCTTCTCCCTCGATGGCCTGAACCATTTCCGAGGTGTGGACGGTGACGTCGTTTTCCGCGAGATGCTTTTCGGCGATGGTGGCCATGGCCTTGCTCATGAAGCCCGGCATGATCTGGTCCGCCACTTCGATGACCGTGGTCTCGATGCCCCACATGTCCGCGAAGGACTCCGCCATTTCCAGACCGATGAAGCCTCCACCGACGATGACGGCCGACCCGACGCTGCCGCTGGCCACCTGCTCCTTGATGCGGATGGCTTCACCCAGGGTGCTCACGGTGAAGACGTTGCCGAGTTCGCGTCCGGGGATGGGCAGTTTGCGGGGCGTGCTGCCCATGCCAAGGACCAGTTTGTCGTAGGGCAGCGTGGTCTGCGTACCGTCCTTGGCCTGGACCAGGACGGTCTTGGCCTTGCGGTCGATGGACAGCGCCCTGGTCTCGGTCATGACCTTGAAGTCCTTGCAATCCTGAAAGAACTGTTCGTCACGGACCATGTGAAAGCTGGTTTCCTGCAACTGCTGATGATCGCTGACGTCTCCCGAAACATAATAGGGGATTCCGCAGCCGCCGTAGGAGATGAGTTTGCTGGCGTCGACCAGGGTCACTTCGGCATCAGGCGCCATGCGTTTGATGCGACATGCAGCCTTTGGCCCGAGAGCCACGCCGCCGATGACAACGACTTTGAGAGACATGAAAACTCCTTGAAATTAAATATGTTGATAGTAAAAAAATAGGAGTTGTTTTGGAAAAAACATGCTTTGGGTAATATATTTCGCCCGGGAGCGGTAGTGGAAAAATGCATTGGAAGCGGCCGGCCCGGAGCGTGCGCTTTCGTGCGATATGCCGTGGATCACGGGCAGTATTGAGACTTGCTTTTAGCGAACGCGGCATTAATAGTCGCCTGCAAAGGGGACGGTCGCCTGCAAAGGGGACGGTCGCCTGCAAAGGGGACGGTCGCCTGCAAAGGGGACGGTCGCCTGCAAAGGGGACGGTCGCCTGCCAAGGGGCGGTCCCCATCGAAAGAAGGCGGTTCCCGCGCATTGTTGCCCGGATCCCAAAGACCTGAACTGCCGGATGAATCAATTACGAGGAGAGACAATGGCTGAAACCATCGACGATATTTCCATAGACTGGACTGATGAAGAAGGCGTCCAGAAGGTCAAGGAATTGAAGAAGGAAGTGCTGACCCGAGGCGCATGGTCGACCCTCATGTTCGCCTATCAGGAAGTGGGGCGCGGCGAGGAAGAGTTCGGGCCGGTCAAGTTCCGGGTCGGGCGCTACCAGAAGCGCAACGGCCGTTTTTCGCCGCATTCCAAGTTCAATATTTCATCGGTCAAGCAGGCCCGTCAGGTTGTACAGATTCTGCAGGCCTGGATCGACGAATACGGTGAAGATGAATAGGGCCGGGGTGTGTCATGACCGAACCGTTTGAGGTTCCGGGTTCCGATCCGGATATCATGGTCGAGGACCAGTTGCAGGAGCCCCGGCAGTTCAAGGTGTTGCTGCATAACGACGACTATACGTCCATGGATTTTGTCGTGGAAGTGCTCATGAATGTCTTCGGCAAATCCGAGTCCGAGTCGTTTGCCATTATGATGAGCGTTCATGAGAAAGGAATTGGCCTGTGCGGAATCTATACGGCCGA
The Desulfomicrobium macestii genome window above contains:
- a CDS encoding ATP-dependent Clp protease adaptor ClpS: MTEPFEVPGSDPDIMVEDQLQEPRQFKVLLHNDDYTSMDFVVEVLMNVFGKSESESFAIMMSVHEKGIGLCGIYTAEVAETKVQLVHQMAKARSFPLRCSMEEV
- a CDS encoding sulfite exporter TauE/SafE family protein; its protein translation is MYFATAGIEVSPWLPPLAAFVVSFFTSMGGVSGAFLLLPFQMSFLGYTAPSVSATNHLFNIVAIPSGVYRYLKERRMVWPLTWVVIVGTLPGVILGAVIRVNYLPDPRNFKVFAGLVLGYIGFRMVRDLLRQKEKKSESSFRQSVRESRGAAGTGEVTVREFSLRLIRYDFSGETYSCSTMTIFMMSLLVGVVGGVYGIGGGSIIAPFFVSICGLPVYTVAGAALMGTLVTSVAGVGFYQVLATFHVGQSIAPDWGLGILFGLGGMLGMYCGARLQKRVPARLIKAMLCVIILSTAFKYVVEFFS
- a CDS encoding FAD-dependent oxidoreductase; its protein translation is MSLKVVVIGGVALGPKAACRIKRMAPDAEVTLVDASKLISYGGCGIPYYVSGDVSDHQQLQETSFHMVRDEQFFQDCKDFKVMTETRALSIDRKAKTVLVQAKDGTQTTLPYDKLVLGMGSTPRKLPIPGRELGNVFTVSTLGEAIRIKEQVASGSVGSAVIVGGGFIGLEMAESFADMWGIETTVIEVADQIMPGFMSKAMATIAEKHLAENDVTVHTSEMVQAIEGEDGKVTRVVTNKRTIDADLVILAVGVVPNDSLAREAGLSCSERGGIIVSKTMQTSDPDVYAGGDCVVIENIVTGKIGYYPLGSLANSQGRIIGTNVAGGRETFDGVVGTFIIKLFDYAFSGTGLSLPVALREGFDAFSTHVIMSDHSHFYPKRDMVSLEIVVEHRSGRVLGLQGACQNGDSLKGRIDTMAAILKFRPTLRDVSSLEMAYAPPFGSAMDVLNAAANTAENILVGRNVPLQPVEFAKLWENRVNENLLCIDTREWGNAEPFVTKYPEFWKNIPQGQIRGRLDEIPKDKKIVLLCNTGGRSYESQVILRHAGFLEPVNLQGGMGFIKQLGFDPSQED
- a CDS encoding DUF4139 domain-containing protein; amino-acid sequence: MARILAALMLLFPCWAWAAPTQVTLFPDSAQVEEVSAVTMETGEAGLSSCTLVLPSQADPASLRFGRLAEKGTIADLTWKTRQEKNQSALEPLNRRLAELKTERDAVLSELEGVRGRIAFWQAQTKPGEQTVAALRELAEEMGKALRENTAKAQTLTPRLEELEARIVWVEKEIADTAGKGRTVWEVRVLIAGEAPKELAYTYTLRDCGWTPMYRLEASPARKSIDFSWQAKVWQRSGQDWSDVRLFLATMQPQIQAEPSSLPPWEIGPQRVFRKAMAGAPMMAMRSDAANEEMFAAAPAEPVQVRHSTYAAWDMGKKSVPAGDTRILEIERDAWPVSFTHLIRPSLDSKAFVQAKAEFAEPKELPPGTAFLFIDGAMVDQRQFSLSGREATVFFGTDPLLTCTTVLKDKKTGEKGIFKQKQTFLRQWTMTVRNAAERPVQVRIEEPRPLPRDERINLELTARPEPLKEDDPEILAWNSTIAAGAEMTITMDLKLDAPEDLNIDPGWRW
- a CDS encoding monovalent cation:proton antiporter family protein translates to MSVEIPILTDVVMIFGLSSAVIIASHRFRIPPVIGFLLTGVLAGPYGLGLVGAVDEVEIFAEIGVILLLFVIGMELSLAELQRLKKPVFVGGAAQVLLTIAVLELPFMIYGVGLGKAIFIGFLAALSSTAIVLKLLGEKAQLGAPHGRISLGMLIFQDVAVVPMMLLIPLLAGTADNPWQSLGELLLKAVLVGAVLLVAARKVIPRVLEAAIRTRSRELFLMTTLGLCFAIALLTSSVGLSLSLGAFLAGLIMSESEYSHSALEGVLPFRDVFTSIFFVSIGMLLDPAFVLTHLPQVLGLAGAVLVLKAFLAALAGRLLGYPWHVAILGGLCLCQIGEFSFVLAGVGMGNKLLSPLEYQYFLAVAILTMAVTPFLIAAVPAISTRLVKLMPPGLKAEPPKAEQEDLHDHLIIAGFGLGGHHLARAAKAAGINYVILEMNPDTVRRERDRGVPIMYGDASQAAVLEHINVTKARILAVVISDPAAIGRIVATARAQNPALHIVVRTRFVSEIEPLMQLGAQEVVAEEYETSVEMFIRVLSTYLVPRGDIERFVREIRAEGYGMLRRPVLNTADACNLGGVCSSFGATVLRVVPGAFVEGKSLIEARLRKEHGLTVVAVQRDGRTSLNPDPEWVFEAGDRVHVFGEQDLISEKAALFIGAEGDTWN
- a CDS encoding ATP-binding protein: MRALRGSLLFKFVSAIICIVVPLLGIIFLWQGVVEERQAWSQVVNQARLLTRQIILTRQWVSDSQGVFLRQDTPGAQGGGGFYSDLLPTERGVLQRFTPSMITKQLSLYSYRQNLYRFRLAGIAPMNPENRPDDFELAAIKSFSQSENKEYYTLADHDGEAIFQYSAPLYVDETCLSCHKNYTSGTVSGCLSIHLPVQHVLDSLSSSKLQLFSSALALIVLTVLTLYFLVRHLVLNPLSTLETVAEGISRGQFPERIHFGGSDEMNRVGQALGSMSAKLREGRDRLEEEVQNATSELALANEELKTLDRLKSEFLATMSHELRSPLTSIRGGLDYLRRTETASDRQDYLQIMDKNLRRLVHLVTDIFDITRIEADKIEWNFGPADMSELVGEIVEIMTPLAEERELRLRFLSPGPMTAMVDVERIEQVIVNLTDNAIKYSPGGGLVSFVLLRGEGEFKIQVRDQGPGIPAEAREAIFKKFHTAPSSGHSGKPGGTGLGLAICSQIVRAHGGRIWVEDNPEGGSIFTFTLPARDED